A region of Kribbella sp. NBC_01245 DNA encodes the following proteins:
- a CDS encoding TetR/AcrR family transcriptional regulator yields the protein MPVASQPVGRRERNKQEKLDRITAAARELFAERGVDEVTTQEIADKADIGAGTLFLYAKTKGELLLLVQNSTYADALDEGKSAAEGIADPLDAVMAIVRPVVECNRKQIDNGRTYLREMVFGDPEEPHHSEALGLTVRTEEAIVDVLLRDGRNSAKDAAARAHIVSAIMFVSMAATINIAKPVDDIVQEIRDQVRVLLPA from the coding sequence ATGCCAGTCGCCTCCCAGCCAGTCGGACGGCGCGAGCGGAACAAGCAGGAGAAGCTCGACCGCATCACCGCCGCCGCCCGAGAGCTCTTCGCCGAGCGCGGCGTCGATGAGGTCACCACCCAGGAGATCGCCGACAAGGCCGATATCGGTGCGGGCACGCTGTTCCTCTACGCCAAGACCAAGGGTGAGTTGCTACTGCTCGTGCAGAACTCCACGTACGCCGACGCGCTCGACGAAGGGAAGTCGGCGGCCGAGGGCATCGCCGACCCGCTCGATGCGGTGATGGCGATCGTTCGCCCGGTGGTCGAGTGCAACCGTAAACAGATCGACAACGGGCGGACTTACCTGCGGGAGATGGTCTTCGGCGACCCCGAGGAGCCCCACCACAGCGAGGCCCTCGGTCTGACCGTGCGGACCGAGGAGGCGATCGTCGACGTGCTGCTTCGTGACGGGCGCAACAGCGCGAAGGACGCCGCGGCGCGGGCGCATATCGTCTCCGCGATCATGTTCGTCAGCATGGCGGCGACGATCAACATCGCCAAGCCGGTCGACGACATCGTGCAAGAGATCCGGGACCAGGTGCGGGTCCTCCTTCCCGCGTGA
- a CDS encoding putative protein N(5)-glutamine methyltransferase encodes MNSRSTVIDVLRTAGCVFAEDEADLLISTATTPAALTAMIDRRVEGVPLEQIVGWALFRELRVSLDPGVFVPRRRSEFLVEEALKLVPRPAVVVDLCCGSGALGIALAAASDDVELVAADVEPAAVRCARRNVEAVGGRVFEGDLFEPLPTDLKGRVDVLLANVPYVPSEAVALMPPEARLHEPRVALDGGVDGLDVLRRVAAEAAAWLADGGHLLVETSDRQAAEAVAVMTVNGLTAWSTYDDDRGATVVIGKR; translated from the coding sequence ATGAACTCACGTTCCACCGTTATCGATGTTCTCCGCACCGCCGGCTGCGTTTTCGCCGAGGACGAAGCGGATCTCCTGATCAGCACCGCCACGACCCCGGCGGCCTTGACCGCGATGATCGATCGCCGGGTCGAGGGCGTGCCGCTCGAGCAGATCGTCGGCTGGGCTTTGTTCCGTGAGCTGCGGGTATCGCTCGACCCTGGGGTGTTCGTCCCTCGCCGCCGGTCGGAATTCCTGGTCGAAGAGGCCCTGAAACTGGTGCCGCGGCCTGCCGTCGTGGTTGATCTGTGCTGCGGTTCGGGCGCGTTGGGGATCGCGTTGGCGGCAGCGTCGGATGACGTCGAGCTCGTTGCGGCCGATGTGGAGCCGGCGGCCGTGCGCTGTGCCCGGCGCAACGTCGAGGCGGTTGGCGGGCGCGTTTTCGAGGGAGACCTGTTCGAACCGTTGCCGACGGACCTCAAGGGGCGAGTCGACGTACTGCTGGCCAACGTGCCGTACGTACCGTCCGAGGCGGTCGCCCTCATGCCACCGGAGGCCCGGTTGCACGAGCCGCGCGTCGCGCTGGATGGCGGCGTGGACGGTCTCGACGTACTCCGTCGGGTTGCCGCCGAGGCGGCTGCGTGGCTTGCGGATGGCGGGCACTTGCTGGTCGAGACGAGTGACCGTCAGGCCGCTGAAGCCGTCGCGGTGATGACGGTCAACGGCCTGACGGCCTGGTCGACGTACGACGACGACCGTGGTGCCACGGTCGTCATCGGCAAGCGGTGA
- a CDS encoding M4 family metallopeptidase — protein MKKSALLAAATAVATATALGLTGPATASGAPQAAPNPTPAEAVARAKATVSDHLSALRATGADAFLVRNVLVDKDGSSHVRMDRTIAGLPVLGGDVVVHQAKDGSFKGASLSQTGSANISRTPKLGLAQATTKALLKGYKAEGKPRLVIEARKGSPRLAYQVRSNGVQPDGTPSDVSTTVDALTGATLVREQHIHTAGGDGQSLYSGLVGIDTTPATGGFTLTDPVRGNGFTTDAQNKTDSIWCQIFGFGCPVAAPFTDADNHWGNGLNTNRQSAAVDAHYGAAKTFDYFKVNYGRNGIFNDGKGVESRVHYGSNYVNAFWDGKRMTYGDGDGVVAGPLVSIDVAGHEMSHGVTTATANLTYSGESGGLNEATSDIFGTFVEFYANNTSDPGDYYIGEEIMKDRPALRYMDKPSRDGNSKDCWYSGIGNIDVHYSSGPANHFAYLLAEGTGAKVFAGLNHNSTTCNGTTLTGIGRDKVGKIWYRALTTYFTTGTTYAQARTGTLNAARDLYGAGSPEQNAVAAAWSGVSVN, from the coding sequence ATGAAGAAATCCGCCCTCCTCGCTGCCGCCACCGCTGTGGCGACCGCGACCGCACTCGGGCTTACCGGCCCGGCCACCGCGAGCGGAGCGCCACAAGCCGCTCCCAACCCCACCCCGGCCGAAGCAGTGGCCCGGGCCAAGGCGACCGTTTCGGACCACCTCAGCGCATTGCGTGCCACCGGCGCGGACGCGTTCCTGGTGCGCAACGTCCTCGTCGACAAAGACGGCTCCAGCCATGTCCGGATGGACCGTACGATCGCGGGTCTGCCCGTGCTCGGCGGCGACGTCGTCGTCCATCAGGCCAAGGACGGCTCGTTCAAGGGCGCCAGCCTCTCGCAGACCGGCTCGGCAAACATTTCCCGTACGCCAAAGCTGGGCCTGGCGCAGGCCACGACCAAGGCCCTGCTCAAGGGGTACAAGGCCGAGGGCAAACCGCGTCTGGTGATCGAGGCCCGCAAGGGTTCGCCGCGACTGGCGTACCAGGTCAGGTCGAACGGCGTCCAGCCGGACGGCACGCCCAGCGACGTCTCCACCACGGTGGACGCGCTGACGGGTGCGACGCTGGTGCGCGAGCAGCACATCCACACAGCCGGTGGTGACGGCCAAAGCCTCTACTCGGGCCTGGTCGGCATCGACACGACCCCGGCGACCGGCGGGTTCACGCTGACCGACCCGGTGCGCGGCAACGGTTTCACCACCGACGCGCAGAACAAGACCGACTCGATCTGGTGCCAGATCTTCGGCTTCGGCTGCCCCGTGGCCGCCCCGTTCACCGATGCCGACAACCACTGGGGCAACGGCCTGAACACCAACCGCCAGTCCGCCGCCGTCGACGCCCACTACGGCGCCGCGAAGACCTTCGACTACTTCAAGGTCAACTACGGCCGGAACGGCATCTTCAACGACGGCAAGGGCGTCGAGAGCCGGGTGCACTACGGCAGCAACTACGTCAACGCCTTCTGGGACGGCAAGCGGATGACGTACGGCGATGGTGACGGCGTGGTGGCCGGCCCGCTGGTCTCGATCGACGTCGCCGGGCACGAGATGTCCCACGGTGTCACCACGGCCACCGCGAACCTGACCTACTCCGGCGAGTCCGGCGGTCTGAACGAGGCGACCAGCGACATCTTCGGCACCTTCGTCGAGTTCTACGCCAACAACACCTCCGACCCGGGTGACTACTACATCGGCGAGGAGATCATGAAGGACCGCCCGGCCCTTCGGTACATGGACAAGCCGAGCAGGGACGGCAACTCCAAGGACTGCTGGTACTCCGGTATCGGCAACATCGACGTGCACTACTCCTCGGGTCCCGCGAACCACTTCGCGTACCTGCTGGCCGAGGGCACGGGCGCCAAGGTGTTCGCCGGGCTGAACCACAACTCGACCACCTGCAACGGCACCACCCTGACCGGCATCGGCCGGGACAAGGTCGGCAAGATCTGGTACCGCGCGCTGACCACGTACTTCACCACCGGCACCACCTACGCCCAGGCCCGCACCGGCACGCTCAACGCCGCCAGGGACCTGTACGGCGCCGGCAGCCCGGAGCAGAACGCCGTCGCGGCGGCCTGGTCCGGCGTCAGCGTCAACTGA
- a CDS encoding lamin tail domain-containing protein produces the protein MSALQRPRRLGALAVTTSLVLTGVTALGITPSLAASSTVVITEVYGGGGNSGASYTHDFIELTNNSSSPVDLAGWSIQYASATGSSWTNKIILSGTIAPGGVYLAQGASGGVNGLPLPTPDATGSVNMSATAGKVALVSSTTSLTCATGCTTLPGVVDFVGYGATASDSETAPAPAPSNTTSVTRKVPTTDGDNNSTEFAAVAPTPKALTSTPPDPDPVDARIHDIQGAAHLSPLNGKLVGNVTGVVTAKTTNGFWFQDTEPDADPATSEGLFVFTGSAPTVVVGNSVVVKGKVTEFRPGGSGGSDNLTTTELTQPEITVTGTTSVPTATIVGPGGRVPPAKVIEDDSTGDVETTGTYEPATDGIDFWESLEGMWLGLDQPGVTGLRSNFGELPVVPAGSATRTTRGGIVLLEDDNNPERIMLDDVLAPIPTAKVGDKLAGVVTGVLDYSFGNFKFQVSQTPTVVDGGLQREKTKASAATQISVATFNVENLDPSDGPEKFNGLAQAIVHNLASPDILALEEVQDNDGAVNSGTTAADVTLNTLTAAITAAGGPKYEWRQIDPVNNAEGGEPGGNIRVAFLVRKDRPVKFVDRPGGGSTVDTTIVSKYGKLQLSASPGRVDPANPAWAAARVPLAGEFTWHGETLFVVANHFSSKGGDDPLWGRTQPPVRSSEVKRHEQARSVRNFVDEILTKNARANVIVLGDINDFDFAETTDILVGSGNTALIDLPRTLKDAERYSYVFEGNSQILDQILMSNNLLSGHAYDIVHMNSEFPDQISDHDPQVVRVTPIPWWWPWP, from the coding sequence ATGTCCGCCCTGCAACGACCGCGGCGCCTCGGCGCCCTAGCGGTCACCACATCCCTTGTCTTAACCGGCGTCACAGCTCTCGGCATCACCCCGTCGCTGGCTGCGTCGTCCACCGTCGTGATCACCGAGGTGTACGGCGGTGGCGGCAACTCCGGCGCGTCGTACACGCATGACTTCATCGAGCTGACCAACAACAGCTCGTCTCCCGTCGACCTGGCCGGCTGGTCCATCCAGTACGCGTCCGCGACCGGTAGCAGCTGGACCAACAAGATCATCCTCAGCGGCACGATCGCCCCGGGCGGCGTTTACCTCGCGCAGGGTGCATCCGGCGGCGTGAACGGCCTGCCGCTACCCACCCCCGACGCCACCGGCAGCGTGAACATGTCCGCTACGGCCGGCAAGGTGGCGCTCGTCTCCTCGACGACCAGCCTGACCTGTGCGACGGGCTGTACGACGTTGCCGGGAGTCGTCGATTTCGTGGGCTACGGCGCCACGGCCAGCGACAGCGAGACGGCGCCCGCGCCCGCACCGTCGAACACGACCTCGGTGACGCGCAAGGTGCCGACCACCGACGGCGACAACAACTCGACCGAGTTCGCGGCCGTCGCGCCGACGCCGAAGGCCCTGACCAGCACTCCCCCGGACCCGGACCCGGTCGACGCGCGGATCCACGACATCCAGGGCGCGGCCCACCTCTCGCCGCTGAACGGCAAGCTGGTCGGCAACGTCACGGGCGTCGTAACCGCCAAGACCACCAACGGCTTCTGGTTCCAGGACACCGAGCCCGACGCCGACCCGGCCACCAGCGAAGGCCTGTTCGTCTTCACCGGTTCGGCCCCGACCGTTGTCGTCGGCAACAGTGTTGTTGTCAAGGGCAAGGTCACGGAGTTCCGGCCGGGTGGTTCGGGTGGCAGCGACAACCTGACCACCACCGAACTCACGCAGCCCGAAATCACGGTCACCGGTACGACGTCGGTGCCCACGGCAACAATCGTCGGCCCGGGTGGACGCGTGCCTCCGGCCAAGGTGATCGAGGACGACTCGACCGGTGACGTCGAAACCACCGGGACCTACGAGCCGGCCACCGACGGCATCGACTTCTGGGAGTCCCTCGAGGGCATGTGGCTCGGCCTCGACCAGCCCGGCGTGACCGGTCTGCGCAGCAACTTCGGCGAGCTGCCCGTCGTACCGGCTGGATCCGCCACGCGGACCACTCGCGGCGGGATCGTGCTGCTGGAGGACGACAACAACCCCGAGCGGATCATGCTGGACGACGTACTCGCGCCGATCCCGACCGCGAAGGTGGGCGACAAGCTCGCGGGCGTCGTGACGGGGGTGCTCGACTACTCGTTCGGCAACTTCAAGTTCCAGGTGAGCCAGACCCCGACCGTGGTGGACGGCGGCCTGCAGCGCGAGAAGACCAAGGCCTCGGCGGCGACGCAGATCTCGGTGGCGACGTTCAACGTGGAGAACCTTGACCCGAGCGACGGGCCGGAGAAGTTCAACGGGCTAGCCCAGGCGATCGTGCACAACCTGGCCTCGCCGGACATCCTGGCGCTGGAAGAGGTCCAGGACAACGATGGCGCGGTCAACAGCGGTACCACCGCGGCCGACGTCACGCTGAACACACTGACCGCGGCCATCACCGCGGCGGGCGGGCCGAAGTACGAATGGCGTCAGATCGACCCGGTCAACAACGCCGAGGGTGGTGAGCCGGGTGGCAACATCCGGGTGGCCTTCCTGGTCCGCAAGGACCGGCCGGTGAAGTTCGTGGACCGGCCGGGTGGCGGTTCGACCGTCGACACCACGATCGTCAGCAAGTACGGCAAGCTCCAGCTCAGCGCCTCCCCCGGCCGCGTCGACCCGGCCAACCCTGCCTGGGCCGCCGCTCGGGTGCCGCTCGCGGGCGAGTTCACCTGGCATGGCGAGACGCTGTTCGTGGTGGCGAACCACTTCAGCTCCAAGGGCGGGGATGACCCGTTGTGGGGTCGCACCCAGCCGCCGGTTCGTAGCAGTGAGGTCAAGCGCCACGAGCAGGCCCGGTCGGTCCGGAACTTCGTGGACGAGATCCTCACGAAGAACGCTCGTGCGAATGTGATCGTGCTCGGCGATATCAACGACTTCGACTTCGCCGAGACCACGGACATCTTGGTAGGAAGCGGTAATACCGCTCTGATTGATCTACCGCGTACGTTGAAAGATGCGGAACGGTACAGCTACGTGTTCGAGGGCAACAGCCAGATCCTCGACCAGATCCTGATGTCCAACAACCTGCTGTCCGGTCACGCGTACGACATCGTGCACATGAACAGCGAGTTCCCGGACCAGATCAGCGACCACGACCCACAGGTCGTGCGTGTCACCCCCATCCCGTGGTGGTGGCCCTGGCCGTGA
- the msrB gene encoding peptide-methionine (R)-S-oxide reductase MsrB, with the protein MTDDTQRKYVVEKSDDEWRAQLSPAEYQVLRRAGTEPAFVGEYTDTKTIGVYRCRACQAELFRSETKFDSHCGWPSFFAPLAEERVEYIEDVTMGMKRVEVRCANCGSHLGHVFEGEGYGTPTDLRYCINSISLTLDPA; encoded by the coding sequence ATGACAGACGACACCCAGCGCAAGTACGTGGTGGAGAAGTCGGACGATGAATGGCGTGCCCAGCTGTCCCCGGCGGAGTACCAGGTGCTCCGCCGGGCCGGCACCGAGCCGGCCTTCGTCGGCGAGTACACCGATACCAAGACCATCGGCGTCTACCGGTGCCGGGCCTGCCAGGCCGAGCTGTTCCGCAGCGAGACCAAGTTCGACTCGCACTGTGGCTGGCCGTCGTTCTTCGCGCCCTTGGCCGAGGAGCGAGTGGAGTACATCGAGGACGTCACGATGGGCATGAAGCGGGTCGAGGTGCGCTGCGCCAACTGCGGCAGCCACCTCGGCCACGTCTTCGAAGGCGAGGGCTATGGCACGCCCACCGACCTCCGCTACTGCATCAACTCGATCAGCCTGACCCTCGACCCGGCCTGA
- the ligD gene encoding non-homologous end-joining DNA ligase, producing MAATKAIELEIAGRTVRVSNPDKPYFADRGLTKLDIVNYFLAVGDGILGALKDRPTTLERWPGGWFEGAKLSTRMDNKGDAFYQKRIAKGAPDWVETVTIKFPSGRPADELCPTELGAVAWAVNLGTLTFHPWPVRRPEVECPDQLRIDLDPQPGTSFADAAVVAPVLRELLAEFGLEGFPKTSGGRGLHVYVPIEPRWSFVEARRAVIAVGRELSRRMPEQVTVNWWKEERGERVFIDYNQMARDRTIASAYSVRPNARARVSAPLMWEEIPDVTPDDFDVLTMPARFLEVGDLHAAVGEKAFSLEPLLDLAAKHERDHGEADLPYPPEYPKMPGEPLRVQPSRAKDRPRDE from the coding sequence ATGGCGGCCACGAAAGCTATCGAGTTGGAGATCGCCGGCAGAACGGTCCGGGTGAGTAATCCCGACAAGCCGTATTTCGCCGATCGCGGTCTGACCAAGTTGGACATCGTCAACTATTTCCTCGCGGTGGGCGACGGCATTCTCGGCGCCTTGAAGGACCGCCCGACCACGCTCGAGCGCTGGCCCGGCGGCTGGTTCGAGGGCGCGAAACTCTCCACCCGGATGGACAACAAGGGCGACGCGTTCTACCAGAAGCGCATCGCCAAAGGCGCGCCTGACTGGGTCGAGACCGTCACCATCAAGTTCCCCAGTGGGCGACCCGCCGATGAGCTCTGTCCGACGGAGTTGGGGGCGGTCGCCTGGGCGGTCAACCTCGGGACTCTGACGTTCCACCCTTGGCCGGTACGTCGGCCCGAGGTCGAGTGTCCGGACCAACTCCGGATCGACCTCGACCCCCAGCCGGGTACGTCGTTCGCCGACGCGGCCGTGGTGGCGCCGGTGTTGCGGGAGCTGTTGGCGGAGTTCGGGTTGGAGGGGTTCCCTAAGACGTCTGGTGGTCGGGGGTTGCACGTGTACGTCCCGATCGAGCCGCGGTGGTCTTTTGTCGAGGCCAGGCGGGCGGTGATTGCGGTCGGGCGTGAGTTGTCGCGGCGCATGCCCGAGCAGGTGACCGTGAACTGGTGGAAGGAAGAGCGCGGGGAACGCGTCTTCATCGACTACAACCAGATGGCGCGGGACCGGACGATCGCGTCGGCGTACTCGGTGCGGCCGAATGCCCGCGCGCGGGTCTCAGCTCCGCTGATGTGGGAGGAAATCCCTGATGTCACGCCTGACGACTTTGACGTCTTGACCATGCCGGCGCGCTTCTTGGAGGTCGGCGATCTGCATGCGGCCGTGGGGGAGAAGGCGTTCTCGTTAGAACCCCTCCTGGACCTCGCCGCCAAACACGAACGCGACCACGGCGAAGCCGACCTCCCATACCCACCCGAATACCCCAAAATGCCCGGCGAACCCCTCCGAGTCCAACCCTCCCGCGCCAAAGACCGCCCCCGCGACGAGTAA
- a CDS encoding alpha/beta fold hydrolase has protein sequence MNNSDTANEPVTRYQDAPVHTITANGVTYAYRELGPKGGVPVVFFVHLAATLDNWDPRIVDPIAKTHHVITFDNRGVGASTGHVPDSVEAMADDAYTFIKALGFDKIDIFSFSLGGFIAQDLAVKHPELVRRLVLTGTGPRGGKDIDKVAGITYRDILRSTLTRSDPKEYLFFNRNAAGKAAAKAFVQRLQERTRDRDADFKLRAMQTQLKAIKKFGRSAPADLSKLTQPTLIANGDNDRMVPSVLSEDLHRRIKGSELVIYPDSGHGGIFQFHEKFAPVAVEFLTR, from the coding sequence ATGAACAACAGCGACACAGCGAACGAACCCGTCACCAGGTACCAGGACGCGCCCGTCCACACCATCACCGCCAACGGCGTCACCTACGCCTACCGGGAGCTGGGACCGAAGGGCGGGGTCCCCGTCGTCTTCTTCGTGCACCTCGCGGCGACCCTCGACAACTGGGATCCCCGGATCGTCGACCCCATCGCGAAGACTCACCACGTCATCACCTTCGACAACCGCGGCGTTGGCGCCTCCACCGGCCACGTTCCCGACAGCGTCGAGGCCATGGCCGACGACGCCTACACCTTCATCAAGGCCCTCGGCTTCGACAAGATCGACATCTTCTCTTTCTCCCTAGGCGGCTTCATCGCCCAGGACCTCGCGGTCAAGCACCCTGAGCTCGTCCGCCGGCTCGTCCTGACCGGCACCGGTCCGAGGGGCGGCAAGGACATCGACAAGGTCGCCGGCATCACCTACCGGGACATTCTGCGGTCGACCCTGACCCGGTCGGACCCGAAGGAGTACCTGTTCTTCAACCGCAACGCCGCCGGTAAGGCCGCCGCGAAGGCGTTCGTGCAGCGCTTGCAGGAGCGCACCCGCGACCGTGACGCGGACTTCAAGTTGCGCGCGATGCAGACGCAGCTGAAGGCGATCAAGAAGTTCGGACGCTCCGCCCCCGCTGATCTGTCGAAGCTCACGCAGCCCACCCTGATCGCGAACGGCGACAACGACCGGATGGTGCCCTCGGTGCTCTCCGAAGACCTGCACCGCCGCATCAAGGGCTCGGAGCTGGTCATCTACCCCGACTCCGGGCACGGCGGCATCTTCCAGTTCCACGAGAAGTTCGCCCCTGTCGCCGTCGAGTTCCTGACCCGCTGA